One window of the Nitrospirota bacterium genome contains the following:
- a CDS encoding tail fiber domain-containing protein — MLSLNGLSYEWKTEEYMDRGFQEGRHYGVIAQEIEKVLPEIVNTAPDGTKSVAYTEIIPVLIEAIKEQQKEIEQLKKIISAK, encoded by the coding sequence GTGCTAAGCTTGAATGGTCTTTCCTATGAATGGAAGACGGAAGAATATATGGACAGGGGCTTCCAAGAGGGGAGGCACTATGGTGTGATAGCACAGGAGATAGAAAAGGTTCTTCCTGAAATTGTGAACACCGCGCCTGATGGCACGAAGAGTGTCGCTTACACAGAGATCATCCCGGTGCTGATAGAGGCGATCAAGGAACAGCAGAAAGAAATTGAGCAATTAAAAAAGATCATATCGGCAAAATAA